The region GACATTGTTATAAAGAACAAAACCCCAAGTATTCAACCCAAGACTCATAACCATATGCTTGATATAAACCATCTCAGTAGTAATCGTAACCAAATAAGCAAAAGCCCATGAATAAGCGGTAAGAGTAAAACCCGAATCGGTAGCAACATAACCAACGGCACCAGCAAGAATAACAACAAGCGAGAAAAAAGTAAGGTTAGAAGGCGAAGGTTGACCTCGAAAAGCGGTATCAGCGAGAGCAACAAGAAGAGGGGTAAGAGATCTGAAAACAATGAAGGTATCAACGTTAGCGTGACGGAGTAGATTCGTGTTGGTGAAGATAGCGAGGAAGAAAACGAGTGCGGCAGGGAAGAATTTCTTGGCGATCGGAATGGTGAAAGGATCGTGATGAAGAAACCCTAATTTTCCGAAAAGGTAAACGCCAAGAGCTGAAGTGAGGTACTGTAAAGCGGTTAAGAGACCAGGGTAGTTGAATTGAGTGATGGCGTATTTGTTGATTATCGCTAACAAGCTTGAACAGAGAGCGTAACCTATCACCAAACCGCTTGTGGCGTAGTGCGGTGGCTTGGTTGATGATGACATTGTTGCGATTTTTTTTGAAGGATTCAACAATGGTGTGAATTGGTTGGGATTTTTTTTATGGTGTTTGAAAATGAAGTGGATCACCGACACTAGA is a window of Lathyrus oleraceus cultivar Zhongwan6 chromosome 6, CAAS_Psat_ZW6_1.0, whole genome shotgun sequence DNA encoding:
- the LOC127092333 gene encoding GDP-fucose transporter 1-like; translation: MSSSTKPPHYATSGLVIGYALCSSLLAIINKYAITQFNYPGLLTALQYLTSALGVYLFGKLGFLHHDPFTIPIAKKFFPAALVFFLAIFTNTNLLRHANVDTFIVFRSLTPLLVALADTAFRGQPSPSNLTFFSLVVILAGAVGYVATDSGFTLTAYSWAFAYLVTITTEMVYIKHMVMSLGLNTWGFVLYNNVLSLMVAPFFWFLTGENFEVSNAINSSTGSLFEMNAFLAVSLSCVFGLLISFFGFAARKAVSATAFTVTGVVNKFLTVAINVTIWDKHASPAGLVCLLFTIIGGVLYQQSVTGNCSMLSV